Proteins from a genomic interval of Pseudoruegeria sp. SHC-113:
- a CDS encoding ABC transporter ATP-binding protein — MSEVILNAVSKRFGDTQALEDVSMVVPDGSFVVLLGPTGAGKTTTLRLIAGLDRPDAGDISIGGHSVLDYTPAQRDVAMVFQQYSLYPHLTVRDNLAFPLKSPLLKTPADEIARKVQEVAEKLRIPHKLDNKATELSGGEMQRVSIGRALVRQPQIYLMDEPLSSLDAKLRAELRVELKHIQADLGATMLYVTHDQIEAMTMATHIGVLEEGRLVQFGTPREIYENPVSTYVATRLGQPKINLLPADLFPGAPSGAQTIGLRPEHILQGEGQPATVLRVEHLGDQTRLHLRFGGHEVVTTTEVHSHLAHGDEITIRPQSPLYFDATGACMTTGA; from the coding sequence ATGTCTGAAGTCATTCTGAACGCCGTCTCCAAACGCTTCGGCGACACGCAGGCGCTGGAAGATGTTTCCATGGTGGTGCCCGATGGCTCCTTCGTGGTGCTTCTTGGCCCCACGGGCGCGGGCAAAACCACCACCCTGCGCCTGATCGCGGGGCTGGATCGGCCCGATGCGGGCGATATCTCCATCGGCGGCCATAGTGTGCTCGACTACACGCCTGCGCAGCGCGATGTGGCCATGGTGTTCCAGCAATATTCGCTCTATCCACATCTCACCGTGCGCGACAATCTCGCCTTCCCGCTGAAATCGCCGCTGCTGAAAACCCCAGCGGATGAGATCGCGCGCAAGGTGCAGGAGGTGGCCGAAAAGCTGCGCATCCCGCACAAGCTCGATAACAAGGCCACCGAACTGTCTGGCGGCGAGATGCAGCGTGTCTCCATCGGCCGCGCGCTGGTGCGCCAGCCGCAGATTTACCTGATGGACGAGCCGCTTTCCTCGCTTGATGCCAAGCTGCGCGCCGAATTGCGGGTGGAACTCAAGCACATTCAGGCCGATCTGGGCGCAACGATGCTCTATGTCACCCACGATCAGATCGAGGCGATGACGATGGCCACCCATATCGGCGTGCTGGAGGAGGGCCGGCTTGTGCAGTTCGGCACCCCGCGCGAGATCTACGAAAACCCCGTCAGCACCTATGTGGCCACACGGCTGGGGCAGCCCAAGATCAACCTTCTGCCGGCGGATCTCTTCCCCGGTGCGCCCAGCGGGGCGCAGACGATCGGCCTCAGGCCCGAGCATATCCTGCAGGGCGAAGGCCAGCCCGCCACCGTGCTGCGGGTCGAGCACCTTGGCGATCAGACGCGCCTGCACCTGCGCTTTGGTGGCCATGAGGTCGTCACCACGACGGAGGTGCACAGCCATCTCGCCCATGGCGACGAGATCACGATCCGCCCGCAATCCCCCCTTTATTTCGACGCCACCGGCGCGTGCATGACGACGGGAGCCTGA
- a CDS encoding dihydroxyacetone kinase subunit DhaK yields the protein MKQFINAKEDLVTEAIQGALRTAGGRLARLDGFPHIKVVVRTDWDKSKVALVSGGGSGHEPSHAGFVGRGLLTAAVCGDVFASPSVDAVLAGILAVSGKAGCLLIVKNYTGDRLNFGLAAERARAFGIKVRMVIVDDDVALPDLPQPRGVAGTLFVHKIAGHLAEAGADLDTVANAAQAVIDNVVSIGMSLDTCTIPGSPKEDRIGAGMAELGLGIHGEAGIEQVQFEGARHAMSLVVGKLAPRAGKGPYVALLNNLGGATPLEMSVLAEELARSEIGGQIRWMIGPAPLMTSLDMRGFSVSLLSVSPVQEEALRSAVAPGAWPGMQGFGDVDVRPLPDGLSPIQPLPSKHAGNAALLAKCCTLMIGAEAALNALDAKSGDGDTGSTLSTAARALVASTDRLPLADLTQLYRAIGLELSQTMGGSSGVLLAIFFSAAGDASANGAGPVEALKAGLARVQQVGGAQVGDRTMIDALAPALDALPQGVAAAAAAARAGADATAQITKAKAGRASYISEASLAGHNDPGAEAVALLFEGL from the coding sequence ATGAAACAGTTCATCAACGCCAAAGAAGATCTTGTCACCGAGGCCATTCAGGGCGCGTTGCGCACCGCAGGCGGGCGATTGGCGCGGCTCGACGGGTTTCCCCACATCAAGGTCGTGGTGCGCACCGATTGGGACAAATCCAAGGTCGCGCTCGTTTCGGGCGGTGGCTCCGGCCATGAGCCCTCGCACGCCGGCTTCGTCGGGCGCGGGCTGCTGACGGCGGCGGTCTGCGGCGATGTTTTCGCCTCGCCTTCGGTGGACGCGGTGCTGGCGGGCATCCTTGCGGTCTCCGGCAAGGCGGGCTGCCTGTTGATCGTGAAGAACTACACCGGTGATCGCCTGAACTTCGGGCTGGCGGCGGAGCGCGCGCGGGCCTTCGGCATCAAGGTGCGCATGGTGATCGTGGACGACGACGTGGCGCTGCCCGATCTGCCGCAGCCGCGCGGCGTGGCAGGTACGCTCTTCGTGCATAAGATCGCAGGCCATCTGGCCGAAGCGGGCGCGGATCTGGACACCGTCGCCAATGCCGCGCAGGCGGTGATCGACAATGTCGTCTCCATCGGCATGTCGCTCGATACTTGCACCATCCCCGGCTCCCCGAAGGAAGATCGCATCGGCGCGGGCATGGCCGAGCTTGGCCTTGGCATCCACGGCGAAGCGGGCATCGAGCAGGTGCAGTTCGAAGGCGCGCGCCACGCGATGTCGCTCGTTGTGGGCAAGCTTGCGCCGCGCGCGGGCAAGGGGCCCTATGTGGCGCTGCTGAACAACCTCGGCGGTGCGACGCCTTTGGAGATGAGCGTTCTGGCCGAGGAACTGGCACGCTCCGAGATCGGCGGGCAGATCCGCTGGATGATCGGCCCCGCGCCCCTGATGACCTCGCTCGATATGCGCGGCTTCTCCGTCTCGCTGCTGTCGGTCTCGCCCGTGCAGGAGGAGGCGCTGCGCAGTGCGGTGGCCCCCGGTGCATGGCCCGGCATGCAGGGCTTTGGCGATGTGGACGTGCGCCCCTTGCCCGACGGGCTCTCCCCGATCCAGCCGCTGCCCAGCAAACACGCAGGCAACGCCGCGCTGCTGGCGAAATGCTGCACGCTGATGATCGGGGCCGAAGCCGCGCTGAACGCACTGGACGCGAAATCGGGCGACGGCGATACGGGCTCCACGCTCTCCACGGCGGCGCGCGCCTTGGTGGCCAGCACCGACCGGCTGCCGCTCGCCGATCTCACGCAGCTCTACCGCGCCATCGGCCTTGAGCTGAGCCAGACGATGGGCGGCTCTTCCGGCGTGCTGCTGGCGATCTTCTTCTCCGCGGCTGGCGATGCCTCGGCCAATGGGGCCGGGCCTGTCGAGGCTTTGAAGGCAGGCCTTGCGCGCGTGCAGCAGGTCGGCGGCGCGCAAGTGGGGGATCGCACCATGATCGACGCGCTCGCCCCTGCGCTCGACGCCCTGCCGCAGGGCGTGGCGGCGGCGGCTGCTGCAGCGCGCGCCGGGGCCGATGCCACGGCGCAGATCACCAAGGCCAAGGCGGGCCGCGCGAGCTACATCTCCGAGGCCTCCCTTGCGGGCCACAACGATCCGGGTGCGGAGGCGGTGGCCTTGCTGTTTGAAGGGCTCTGA